GGAGTCGTCGCCTTCCTCGGCATCTACTTTGTGCTCTTCTGGCGGACCATGGAAGTGGTCGGCGTCGACATGCCGATCCCGCAGTTGTTCGCGGCATACGCCATCGGGAGGCTTCTCACTGCTGTCGGCGTCACCCCCGGTGGTCTGGGAATCACCGAAGCAGGCACCTTGTCGGTCATGGTCGCCTGGGGAGGCGAGCCTGCGGCCGCGGCTGCGGGAGTCCTGATCTTTGCGCTTTACACGCACATCTTCGAGGTGCCGCTCGGCGCCCTCGGGTGGCTCGGGTGGACGCTTTCGGTCAAGAAGCGCCCACCCGACTGATAGTGCTTGAGCTCAGCTTTCGGCGTGGTTGCCTTTGCTCTGGCTGTCGCTGCGGCGCAGGTTGAGCAGCGCGACCACCAGCCCACCCCAAATCGCGAGCATGGACACGAGCATCATCGCCACGGCAGATCCGGACATCAGCGCACCTCTTCCTCAGTCTCGACGTCAGTCTCGAGATCCTCGACGTCATTGGTCATGTCCTGGTTGCGCCATGGGAGCGCGGCCAAAGCAAAGGCAGCGATCGGAATGACGATGACCACGGCCCACCCGAACGGGATGAGCAAGCTTTGCGGATAGTCGCCATACGGCGCGTCCAGTCGAGCACTGAATTCTTTATAGAGCAGGTAGATCAAGGCGATCGGGGTGATGAACCCAATCACGGTTCGCCACACCGTCCCGAGCCGGATCGAACTGACCCGGTTGAGGCTGTCCGCGAGAACCGGGAGCTTCTTAGCCACGTGGGCGACCACGATCATGCTCACCACGGCTACGGCCAGAATGCCGAAACTGTTGATCCAGGAATCCACCGTGTCGAGCACGGTCAGCGCACCCGTGGTCGAGAACAGCAGCACGCTGATGATCGCCATCGGCACGCCGACCATCGTGGTCGCGGTACGACGGCTCAGGTTGAACTTGTCCTGGAACCCGGCGATGACGACCTCGATGACGCTCACCAACGAGGTGAGGCCGGCCACGACGAGCGACCCAAAGAAGAGCACGCCGATCAGCGCACCCGCGGGGGCTTCGTTGATGATCGCGGGAAAGGCGATGAACGCCAGCCCAATTCCGCTCTCGACGACCTTGTCGACCGCGACACCGGACGCTTGCGCCATGAACCCCAACGCTGAGAAGACGCCGATCCCGGCGAGCAGCTCGAAGCCGGAGTTGGAGAAAGCGACGACGGTGCCGGCGCCAGTCATGTCGGTCTTGCGCGCGACGTACGACGCGTAGGTGATCATCACACCGAAACCGACCGACAACGAGAAGAAGATCTGTCCGAACGCGGCCACCCAGACATCGGTCTGCTTCAGAGCACTCCAGTCCGGCGTGAACAGCGCATCCAAGCCCTTGGGTGCTCCGTCGAGGAACAACGCAAAGACGACCAGCGCGGTGAACGCGACAAAGAGTAGGGGCATGAGGATCAGCGCGGTTCGACCGATCCCATCCTGCACACCCAGCGCCAGGATGCCCAGCACGAGCACCCACACGATGACCAGTGGGATCAACAGGCCGGGGACGAAGTCCAGCGTCGGCCCGGGCTCGGCGGCGGCGTGCAAGAAGTCCCCGCCGAAGAATTCATCGGGCTTGCTACCCCAGGACTTCCCGAACGAGAAGATCGTGTAGCGCAGCGCCCACGCGATGATCGCGGCGTAATACACACCAATGACCAGGCAGACGAGCACCTGCCACCAGCCGATGCCCTCGGCTCCTCGGCTCATCCGACGGAAACTCAGGGGCGCCGATCCGCGATACCGGTGCCCCATCGCATAGTCGAGATAAAGGAACGGCAAACCAGCGACAAAGATCGCCACGAGATACGGCACGATGAACGCGCCGCCGCCGCCTTCATACGCGACATAAGGGAACCGCCAAATGTTGCCCAGACCAACGGCCGACCCGATCGCTGCGAGGATGAACACCCTCCGCGATGCGAATCCTGCAGCCGACTTCCCTGAATCCTCCGTAACCGCGGACACGCGGCGCCTCCTCGACGGTCAGAGCCCCCTCTCCGGGGACATCGTCCAAGGATGACACGCCCGGATCAGCGGTGAAAGTACCTACGCGAGACGGCGATCCGCGATGGCCGAGGTCCAGAAGACTGCGAGTCCGGTGAGGACCCCAATCGGTGCCAGCGCCAACACGGCGAGCAGGAGTTCGGTGTCATGGTCCTGCGGTCGCAGACCCCAGGAAACGAAGCACAGACCAACCATGGCCGATCCGACCAACCCCAGAGCTGAACGCGCCGCCCATCGGTCTCGTGGAGGCGGCACTTCCCGCTGCAGTGCGTAGGCGACCGCAAGCGCTAGCGCGCTCCACACCATGCAGACGGCCACTGCGGCAGCAGCATCCGAGGGTCGGTGCCATTGCCCCACAACGGTGCCCGCGCCGACGAAGGTCCCGACGAAACCGGCAAAGGGGACGACGACCCAGCGCCACGCGGCCGGCGCCACGATGACGGCTGCCAGACCCAGTGACACGGCGACCGTGGTATGCCCGCTGGGCAGCGTGTTCGGCATGCTGTCAGTGCGTTCGATGACC
The nucleotide sequence above comes from Demetria terragena DSM 11295. Encoded proteins:
- a CDS encoding phosphatase PAP2 family protein, which translates into the protein MSAPTLAEQPAQSPRFGPPESGRPRDPESKPGPWPSILAMEFAGMVILGILTYGALRTSRGMALDERLMDSVGHSAAAAMRIQDWLTYVSVAGVALALAVCVIVALSRQRYNLAAAAIVLVAGANISTRVLKKVVIERTDSMPNTLPSGHTTVAVSLGLAAVIVAPAAWRWVVVPFAGFVGTFVGAGTVVGQWHRPSDAAAAVAVCMVWSALALAVAYALQREVPPPRDRWAARSALGLVGSAMVGLCFVSWGLRPQDHDTELLLAVLALAPIGVLTGLAVFWTSAIADRRLA
- a CDS encoding sodium-dependent transporter gives rise to the protein MSAVTEDSGKSAAGFASRRVFILAAIGSAVGLGNIWRFPYVAYEGGGGAFIVPYLVAIFVAGLPFLYLDYAMGHRYRGSAPLSFRRMSRGAEGIGWWQVLVCLVIGVYYAAIIAWALRYTIFSFGKSWGSKPDEFFGGDFLHAAAEPGPTLDFVPGLLIPLVIVWVLVLGILALGVQDGIGRTALILMPLLFVAFTALVVFALFLDGAPKGLDALFTPDWSALKQTDVWVAAFGQIFFSLSVGFGVMITYASYVARKTDMTGAGTVVAFSNSGFELLAGIGVFSALGFMAQASGVAVDKVVESGIGLAFIAFPAIINEAPAGALIGVLFFGSLVVAGLTSLVSVIEVVIAGFQDKFNLSRRTATTMVGVPMAIISVLLFSTTGALTVLDTVDSWINSFGILAVAVVSMIVVAHVAKKLPVLADSLNRVSSIRLGTVWRTVIGFITPIALIYLLYKEFSARLDAPYGDYPQSLLIPFGWAVVIVIPIAAFALAALPWRNQDMTNDVEDLETDVETEEEVR
- a CDS encoding methionine/alanine import family NSS transporter small subunit, with amino-acid sequence MSGSAVAMMLVSMLAIWGGLVVALLNLRRSDSQSKGNHAES